One genomic window of Dermacentor andersoni chromosome 8, qqDerAnde1_hic_scaffold, whole genome shotgun sequence includes the following:
- the LOC126526323 gene encoding allatostatin-A receptor-like, whose product MTPTAAGLISATAADLGNRSASAYLTNISTMPTPDPSVALTTSAAVLMQKTLTAIRSASACNTSNGLCMEHEANNVSKSSFLEQDRNDYDDYSEIKVVEEVLAIAVPILFGVIAVIGFFGNALVVLVVLCNPQMRSTTNILIINLAMADLLFIVFCVPFTGWDYTLNYWPFGDTWCRIVQYLVIVCAYASIYTLVLMSLDRFLAVVHPITSMTIRTERNAYLAILFTWILILLACIPALYSHGMIIEEAYSSCTFRVDKGYNIAAFQISFFMSSFVVPLALIFVLYVLMLKRLWLGVATGGRVSAESVRSKKRVTRLVVVVVLVFAVCWCPVHVVLVLKSLDLYGRPMNPPRIVVQIASQVLAYTNSCVNPFLYAFLSDNFRRSFRKAIFCYRKASGRSVGGTGSCMARTRTPDDTERTERETTATCITKASNISNDIL is encoded by the coding sequence ATGACACCCACGGCTGCGGGTTTAATATCAGCAACTGCAGCAGATCTTGGGAACAGAAGTGCTTCAGCGTATCTGACGAATATTTCCACAATGCCCACACCCGACCCAAGCGTAGCCTTGACGACCTCAGCCGCTGTACTAATGCAAAAGACTCTAACTGCAATTCGCTCCGCTTCAGCCTGTAACACGAGCAATGGACTTTGTATGGAGCATGAAGCGAATAACGTTTCTAAGTCGTCGTTTCTGGAACAAGATCGGAATGATTACGACGACTACAGCGAGATCAAGGTAGTGGAAGAGGTGCTTGCCATTGCTGTGCCGATCCTATTCGGGGTGATCGCCGTCATAGGATTTTTCGGTAACGCCCTCGTGGTCCTTGTGGTGCTGTGTAACCCTCAGATGAGATCAACCACCAACATTCTTATTATCAATCTAGCCATGGCCGACCTTCTGTTCATCGTCTTCTGCGTGCCATTTACAGGTTGGGACTACACGCTCAACTACTGGCCGTTCGGCGACACCTGGTGTAGGATCGTACAGTACCTCGTGATTGTTTGTGCTTACGCGAGCATTTACACGCTCGTCCTGATGTCCCTGGACAGGTTCCTCGCTGTAGTTCATCCGATAACGTCCATGACCATAAGAACAGAGAGGAATGCATATCTGGCCATTCTGTTCACGTGGATCCTGATTCTCCTGGCCTGCATACCGGCGCTCTACTCTCACGGCATGATCATCGAGGAGGCCTACTCGTCGTGCACCTTCCGCGTCGACAAAGGCTACAACATAGCCGCCTTCCAGATATCCTTCTTTATGTCTTCCTTCGTCGTTCCGCTGGCCCTCATCTTCGTCCTCTACGTCCTCATGCTAAAGCGCCTCTGGCTGGGAGTCGCTACCGGTGGACGAGTGAGTGCGGAAAGCGTTCGCTCCAAGAAGCGCGTCACCCGACTGGTCGTGGTAGTTGTGCTGGTGTTCGCCGTGTGCTGGTGTCCCGTGCACGTCGTGCTGGTGCTCAAGAGTCTAGACCTCTACGGCAGACCAATGAATCCTCCCCGCATTGTTGTGCAGATTGCGTCACAGGTGCTCGCTTACACGAACTCGTGCGTGAACCCGTTCTTGTACGCTTTCCTGTCGGACAACTTCCGCCGGAGCTTCCGCAAGGCCATCTTCTGCTACAGGAAGGCTTCCGGCAGAAGCGTTGGCGGGACCGGATCGTGTATGGCGCGCACACGGACGCCAGACGACACGGAGCGGACGGAGCGGGAGACAACAGCTACATGCATCACGAAGGCGTCAAACATATCAAATGATATCTTGTAG